From Fusobacterium varium:
GAGCTTCATTTTTTTCAGCATTAATTCAGCTTTTTTTCTTGCTTCCTCTTTTGAGCAATTCGAATGATATTGAATATACTCAATGTATTGGCTGCCTATTTTTCTAATTGGATTTAATGTATTACGGCAATCCTGAAAAATCATAGTTATATTTTTTCCTCTGTTTTTCTTTAATATTTCTCCTTTATCACTAAGTAATTCTTCATTATCTAAAATGATACTTCCAGATAATATTTTACTATTATATGATAAAGCTCCCATTATACTTTTTATTACTGTAGTTTTTCCACTTCCACTTTCACCTACTATACCTACAATTTCACCTTTTTTTACTGACAAGTTAAAATTTTTTACTGTTGGCTTTTTCTTCCCATATTGTATAGTCAAATCTTTTATCTTTAACATAGTTTCTCCTACTTCAAAGCTGTTTTATTTGTTATCCAATAGTAATCTGTTGGGTATAGAACAGTATTTATCACATTTTTTGCAGTAATCAAATATGTTGTTTCATATCCAAAGAAAATTGTAGGAATGTCATCCATTATTAATTGTTGAATTTCAATAGTAAGTTTTTTTCTTTCTTCAGAATCAAATTCTGCTGATAATTTATCTAGCAATTCATCTACTTTAGCATTACTATATCCTGTCTGATTAGATGGAGATTTACTATACCAGTTTTCACGAAGGTATTTTTCAGGGTCTCCAGTATTTGCTACCAGCACATTCCAAATAAGCATGTCAAATTTTCCTGCATCTCTTAAATCTAATAAAGTTTCATAACTTACTGTATTTATTTTAACATTAATTCCAATCTCTTTAAGATTTATTTGAGCTGCTTGAGCATATATTTTTAATTCTTCTCTGCTTGTATAGATAACAAAATCAAGCTGAATTTTTTTCCCATCTGGAGTTTCTACAAAACCATCTCCATCA
This genomic window contains:
- a CDS encoding putative ABC transporter ATP-binding protein, which codes for MLKIKDLTIQYGKKKPTVKNFNLSVKKGEIVGIVGESGSGKTTVIKSIMGALSYNSKILSGSIILDNEELLSDKGEILKKNRGKNITMIFQDCRNTLNPIRKIGSQYIEYIQYHSNCSKEEARKKAELMLKKMKLPDPENIMESYPHQLSGGMCQRIGIAMAMTFNPKILLADEPTSALDVTTQAQIVQELIGLRDTYETSIIIVTHNLGVASYMSDKIIVMKDGDIVEKGKPEQILNFPNSDYTKLLLDSVPGLEERHAL